One window of the Prochlorococcus marinus XMU1411 genome contains the following:
- the devC gene encoding ABC transporter permease DevC: MSFSFLKFRKIPLAWLLLTRQPLRLAVAIAGISFAGILMFMQLGFRDGLFDTSVTIHKLLDADLVLISPRSKSSISMSGFPKRRLIQTLAVEDVEKTAPVNLNYLLWRNPENLKTRSILALGFNPSDSLLLDKGFSRKAYKLRNPSRVLFDKLSRPEFGPIEEWFLSEKKVETEVAGKRVIVEGLVELGPSFGADGNLITSRETFLRLFPANPPGSIEIGLVKLKKGSDPELISRILNNSLPNDVRVLTKNQFIEFEKNYWKNSTAIGFIFSLGALMGFVVGCVVVYQILYSDVTDHLPEYATLLAMGYRIKSLFFVVAREGFLLALFGYLPAYFSGQILYSVIRSSTKLPIIMDAEKTILIFVLVLVMCMGSAAVAMRKLVDADPAEIF; this comes from the coding sequence ATGAGTTTTTCTTTTTTAAAATTCAGAAAAATACCATTAGCTTGGTTGTTATTAACTAGGCAACCATTAAGGTTAGCTGTTGCAATAGCTGGAATTAGTTTTGCAGGGATATTGATGTTTATGCAATTAGGTTTTAGAGATGGTTTATTTGATACGAGCGTAACTATTCATAAACTTCTAGATGCCGATCTTGTTTTAATAAGTCCCAGATCAAAAAGTTCTATAAGCATGAGTGGATTCCCAAAAAGAAGATTAATTCAAACTCTCGCAGTAGAAGATGTTGAAAAAACTGCTCCCGTTAATCTAAATTATTTACTTTGGAGAAATCCCGAAAATCTTAAAACTAGATCAATACTTGCATTAGGTTTTAATCCCTCCGATTCACTTCTTTTAGATAAGGGATTCTCAAGGAAAGCTTATAAATTGAGAAATCCATCAAGAGTTCTTTTTGACAAATTATCTAGACCTGAATTTGGACCAATTGAAGAATGGTTCTTATCTGAAAAAAAAGTTGAGACTGAGGTTGCTGGAAAAAGAGTAATTGTTGAGGGCCTTGTGGAGTTGGGGCCATCTTTTGGTGCAGATGGTAATTTGATAACTAGTCGAGAAACCTTCTTAAGACTTTTTCCTGCTAATCCTCCTGGAAGTATAGAAATTGGTTTAGTAAAGCTAAAAAAAGGATCTGATCCTGAATTGATTTCAAGGATATTAAATAACTCACTCCCAAATGATGTTAGGGTTCTTACAAAAAATCAATTTATAGAATTTGAGAAGAATTATTGGAAAAATAGTACTGCAATAGGTTTCATATTTAGTTTGGGAGCATTGATGGGTTTCGTTGTAGGGTGTGTGGTTGTTTATCAAATTCTTTATAGTGACGTTACAGATCACCTCCCAGAGTACGCCACCTTATTGGCAATGGGGTATAGAATTAAGTCCCTTTTCTTTGTTGTAGCTAGAGAGGGGTTTTTGTTGGCATTGTTTGGTTATTTACCTGCTTATTTCTCTGGTCAAATACTTTACTCAGTTATAAGAAGTTCTACTAAACTCCCAATAATAATGGATGCAGAAAAAACGATTTTAATTTTCGTTTTAGTTTTAGTTATGTGTATGGGTTCCGCCGCTGTTGCGATGCGTAAATTAGTTGACGCTGATCCTGCCGAAATTTTTTAA
- a CDS encoding adenylate cyclase — translation MNNFNNYEYIDKINSQLERADIKKRILTRNIYREYEFYLNLVRDLLYISVEKGLNQIYSYPKINDKFLSENEFCGFFENKISKLIYTNLPLLTVEQLKINEIDKNINEEVNFNSLDSLDSLDSSSKTMYDQKVKFQYKDGFQSEEPIQFHISKDISNTSEYYQADNYEKFVSLDLDSNYLSGNNIIENLGVEKQFFYSLLELIGELKVENPRHPEKDDINQIDISRKNNILKIFDLIDKSLENLLLNLSYKINKELFKANLIKKMISKDSFDYLVGKNLMIKHPYPFVINFELNLNRSSLNENNFPSIIFFNISTVELEFKNLNLSIQRNKINELKNQFQRLIKKETYWRQKEITLNKIR, via the coding sequence GTGAATAATTTCAATAATTACGAATATATAGATAAAATTAATTCTCAATTAGAGAGAGCTGACATAAAAAAAAGAATATTAACTAGAAATATCTATAGGGAATATGAATTTTACCTTAATCTTGTACGAGATCTACTTTATATCTCTGTAGAAAAAGGGCTTAACCAAATATATAGTTATCCAAAAATTAATGATAAGTTCTTAAGTGAAAATGAATTTTGTGGTTTCTTTGAAAATAAAATAAGTAAACTTATTTATACAAATTTGCCCTTATTAACAGTAGAACAATTAAAAATAAATGAAATTGACAAAAATATAAATGAGGAAGTTAATTTTAATAGTTTAGATAGTTTAGATAGTTTAGATAGTTCCTCAAAAACAATGTATGACCAAAAAGTAAAATTTCAATATAAAGATGGTTTTCAATCAGAAGAACCCATTCAGTTCCATATTAGTAAAGATATTTCAAATACTTCTGAATATTATCAGGCTGATAATTATGAGAAATTTGTATCACTTGATTTAGATAGTAATTATTTATCTGGTAATAATATTATTGAAAATTTAGGAGTTGAAAAACAATTTTTTTACTCCCTTCTTGAACTAATAGGGGAATTAAAGGTTGAAAATCCAAGACATCCAGAAAAAGACGATATCAATCAAATTGATATTTCACGCAAAAATAACATTCTTAAAATTTTTGATTTAATAGACAAGTCATTGGAAAATTTACTATTGAATCTTTCATATAAGATTAACAAAGAATTATTTAAGGCAAATCTAATTAAAAAAATGATATCAAAAGATTCCTTTGATTATTTAGTAGGCAAAAATTTGATGATTAAACATCCTTATCCTTTTGTTATTAATTTCGAATTAAACTTAAATCGGTCATCATTAAACGAAAATAATTTTCCAAGCATTATTTTCTTCAATATATCTACTGTTGAGCTAGAGTTTAAAAATTTAAATCTTTCTATTCAAAGGAACAAAATAAATGAGCTAAAAAATCAATTTCAGCGTTTGATTAAAAAAGAGACATATTGGAGGCAAAAAGAAATAACTTTGAATAAGATACGTTGA
- a CDS encoding glycosyltransferase family 2 protein has product MNVSIVIPTYNRKPILEKCLIALENQKLNSNTSNYEVIVVDDGSTDGTSAWINNNKANLPHVVLFQQEHGGPAMGRNLGVIKSKYEIIIFIDSDLIVLDDFINSHVEKLLTSWRKNDKKCFTYGSVVNTSNFLNPQSEKHKILDTSFAYFATGNVAISKELILSVGLFDTSFSLYGWEDLELGERLKKIGTKLIKCPNAVGFHWHPPFNCEQIDSLISQEKERAKMALVFYKKHPNLRVRFMIQLTPLHNLLWQILCLGGLISVDRILPLLRFLVNIRRNRLALEILRIPLNMIYIKQLTKSR; this is encoded by the coding sequence ATGAATGTAAGTATTGTTATACCGACTTACAATAGAAAACCCATATTAGAGAAATGTCTAATTGCACTTGAGAATCAAAAATTAAATAGCAATACTAGTAATTATGAAGTCATAGTAGTGGATGATGGATCTACTGATGGAACAAGTGCATGGATAAATAACAATAAAGCTAATCTCCCTCATGTGGTTCTGTTTCAACAAGAACATGGTGGGCCTGCAATGGGAAGAAATCTTGGGGTAATTAAATCAAAATATGAAATTATTATATTTATTGATAGTGATCTTATTGTTTTAGATGATTTTATAAATAGTCACGTAGAAAAATTACTTACCTCTTGGAGAAAAAATGATAAAAAATGCTTTACCTATGGCTCTGTGGTCAATACATCTAATTTTCTAAATCCTCAGAGTGAAAAACATAAAATACTGGACACTTCTTTTGCTTACTTCGCTACTGGGAATGTTGCGATATCAAAAGAATTGATTTTAAGCGTCGGCTTATTTGATACATCTTTTAGTCTTTACGGTTGGGAGGATTTAGAACTTGGAGAAAGATTAAAAAAAATTGGGACAAAATTAATTAAATGTCCAAATGCAGTAGGTTTTCATTGGCATCCACCATTTAATTGTGAACAAATAGATTCATTAATATCTCAAGAAAAAGAGAGAGCAAAAATGGCTTTAGTTTTTTATAAGAAACACCCAAATTTAAGGGTTAGATTTATGATTCAATTAACTCCACTCCATAATTTACTTTGGCAAATTCTTTGCTTGGGAGGACTAATCAGTGTTGATAGAATCCTTCCTTTATTAAGATTCCTAGTAAATATAAGAAGAAATAGACTTGCACTTGAAATACTTAGGATCCCTCTAAATATGATTTACATTAAACAGTTAACCAAATCAAGATAA
- the tsf gene encoding translation elongation factor Ts, whose amino-acid sequence MGNITAKLVKDLRDKTGAGMMDCKKALNETDGNVDKALEWLRKKGIASAEKKSGRVAAEGSIGSYIHTGSRVGVLLELNCETDFVARGDIFQSLLKDVSMQVAACPNVEYVSIDEIPEDVVKKEKQIEMGRDDLSGKPEQIKEKIVEGRIAKRLNELVLLAQPYIKDSSLTVEDLVKQAAAKIGENIKVRRFTRYTLGEGIEKNQIDFAEEVASMQSN is encoded by the coding sequence ATGGGAAACATTACAGCAAAACTTGTAAAAGATCTTAGAGACAAAACTGGCGCAGGAATGATGGACTGCAAAAAAGCACTTAACGAAACTGATGGAAATGTTGATAAAGCTTTGGAATGGTTAAGAAAGAAAGGCATAGCTAGTGCTGAAAAGAAATCGGGAAGAGTTGCTGCTGAGGGTTCAATTGGTAGTTATATACATACTGGATCAAGAGTGGGAGTTCTACTAGAGTTAAATTGTGAAACTGATTTTGTTGCTAGAGGTGACATTTTTCAATCTCTGTTGAAAGATGTCTCAATGCAAGTAGCAGCTTGCCCAAATGTTGAGTATGTCTCAATTGATGAAATACCAGAAGATGTTGTAAAAAAAGAAAAGCAGATTGAGATGGGGAGAGATGATTTATCTGGAAAACCAGAACAAATTAAAGAAAAAATAGTTGAAGGGAGAATTGCGAAAAGACTTAATGAGCTGGTCTTGCTTGCACAACCTTATATTAAAGATAGTTCTCTTACTGTTGAGGATCTCGTAAAACAAGCAGCTGCAAAAATTGGAGAAAATATCAAAGTAAGACGCTTTACAAGATATACATTAGGTGAAGGTATCGAAAAAAATCAGATTGATTTCGCTGAAGAGGTCGCATCAATGCAATCAAACTAG
- a CDS encoding HlyD family efflux transporter periplasmic adaptor subunit encodes MKLKILKNLFIYFLLFTPISLGVISCSGNNKSSSKFKEEITLDFIPPITAVAALGQLSPSGEIRQLAAPISQFGSSPRIVEILVNEGDFVKKGDILAIFENGEKLIADLERNENLINTINEEITLKKNQIQRYELALSKDVYSFVEFSQRKDELLKLQKEKINLIGDQKNIKIDLFNSKLRSPIDGFILGINSRVGERPQNEGILEIGSSQKMEALIEVYESDIDRVFISQNVELSSENGGFQKNLKGKVIRISPQVKQRKVLSTDPTGDADSRIIEVLVKLDQDSIDIVQNYAGMKVIAKFIP; translated from the coding sequence ATGAAATTAAAAATATTAAAAAATTTATTTATTTATTTTTTATTATTTACACCAATATCTCTTGGTGTTATTTCCTGTTCTGGAAATAATAAATCTAGTTCAAAATTTAAAGAGGAAATAACTTTAGATTTCATACCTCCTATTACAGCTGTTGCAGCACTTGGTCAACTTTCTCCTTCGGGAGAGATTAGACAATTGGCAGCTCCAATAAGTCAGTTTGGCTCTTCCCCCCGAATTGTTGAAATTTTAGTAAATGAAGGAGATTTCGTAAAAAAAGGTGATATCTTGGCAATCTTTGAAAATGGAGAAAAATTAATTGCTGATCTTGAAAGAAACGAAAATCTAATTAATACTATTAACGAAGAAATTACCCTAAAGAAAAATCAAATTCAAAGGTATGAGCTAGCTTTGAGCAAAGATGTATATTCTTTTGTAGAGTTTTCACAAAGAAAAGATGAATTATTAAAATTGCAAAAAGAGAAAATAAACCTAATCGGAGATCAAAAAAATATCAAGATAGATCTATTTAATTCAAAATTAAGGAGTCCAATCGATGGTTTTATCCTTGGAATAAACTCGAGAGTTGGTGAAAGGCCCCAAAATGAAGGGATTTTGGAGATTGGTTCCAGTCAAAAAATGGAAGCATTGATAGAGGTTTATGAATCTGACATCGATAGAGTCTTTATCTCTCAGAATGTTGAATTGAGCAGTGAGAATGGAGGTTTCCAAAAAAATCTTAAAGGAAAGGTGATTAGGATTAGTCCTCAGGTAAAACAAAGAAAAGTTCTATCGACTGATCCAACAGGGGATGCTGATTCGCGAATTATCGAGGTACTAGTAAAACTAGATCAAGATTCTATAGATATCGTTCAAAACTATGCAGGAATGAAAGTGATTGCAAAATTTATTCCCTAA
- a CDS encoding DevA family ABC transporter ATP-binding protein: MVKANKSKKIIKNLKTVSINNLSHFYGENENKKQVLNDVNLSIDKGELVLLRGPSGCGKTTLLTLIGALRTCQSGDLTVLDNQLNGASRKTCQILRRSIGMIFQGHNLLRCLTAEQNVQMGADLIKGLTYLQRREIAQNWLSAVGLEDHQKKLPNDLSGGQKQRVAIARALSANPKLLLADEPTSALDSVTGREIVTLLRKLAKEQNCSVLMVTHDPRISDMADRILSMEDGKIYNAHSELI, encoded by the coding sequence ATGGTTAAAGCTAATAAATCAAAAAAAATTATTAAAAACTTAAAAACAGTATCAATAAATAATTTGAGTCACTTTTATGGAGAAAATGAAAATAAAAAACAAGTTCTTAATGATGTTAATTTAAGTATTGATAAAGGTGAGTTGGTTCTTTTAAGAGGGCCCTCCGGATGTGGCAAAACTACTCTTTTAACCTTAATTGGTGCATTAAGAACCTGCCAAAGTGGTGATTTAACTGTATTAGATAATCAGTTAAATGGAGCATCAAGAAAAACTTGTCAGATTCTTAGAAGAAGTATTGGCATGATTTTTCAGGGTCATAATCTCCTTAGATGTTTAACAGCTGAACAAAATGTTCAAATGGGCGCCGATTTAATAAAAGGTTTAACATATTTGCAAAGACGTGAAATAGCACAAAATTGGTTGTCAGCAGTTGGATTAGAAGATCATCAGAAAAAGTTACCCAATGACTTGTCAGGAGGCCAGAAACAGAGAGTAGCAATTGCTCGGGCTTTATCTGCTAACCCAAAACTTTTACTAGCTGATGAGCCCACTTCTGCTTTAGATAGCGTAACAGGTAGAGAAATAGTAACCCTTTTAAGAAAACTAGCAAAAGAGCAAAATTGTTCTGTACTTATGGTGACTCATGATCCAAGGATTTCTGATATGGCAGATAGGATATTAAGTATGGAAGATGGTAAAATATATAATGCTCATAGTGAGCTAATATAA
- the rpsB gene encoding 30S ribosomal protein S2 encodes MAVVSLSEMMEAGAHFGHQTRRWNPKMSKYIYCARNGVHIIDLVKTALCMNNAYKWTRNAAKSGKRFLFVGTKKQASDVVAQEATRCGAAYVNQRWLGGMLTNWTTMKARIERLKDLERMESSGSIAMRPKKEAAVLRRELERLQKYLGGLKGMRRLPDVVVLVDQRRESNAVLEARKLDISLVSMLDTNCDPDLCEVPIPCNDDAVRSVQLILGRLADAINEGRKGSNAERKN; translated from the coding sequence ATGGCTGTTGTATCACTATCAGAAATGATGGAAGCTGGTGCTCATTTTGGGCATCAAACTAGACGTTGGAATCCCAAGATGTCTAAGTATATATATTGCGCGAGAAATGGAGTTCATATTATTGATCTTGTAAAAACAGCATTGTGTATGAACAATGCATATAAATGGACGAGAAACGCTGCAAAAAGCGGTAAACGTTTCCTATTTGTCGGTACAAAAAAACAAGCATCAGATGTAGTAGCTCAGGAAGCTACACGCTGTGGGGCTGCATATGTAAATCAAAGATGGCTTGGAGGGATGTTGACTAATTGGACAACAATGAAAGCTAGGATTGAAAGATTAAAGGATCTAGAAAGAATGGAAAGTAGTGGTTCAATAGCAATGAGGCCAAAAAAAGAAGCTGCAGTATTAAGGAGAGAACTTGAAAGATTACAAAAATACTTAGGTGGACTTAAGGGTATGAGAAGATTACCAGATGTAGTTGTATTGGTTGATCAGAGAAGAGAATCTAATGCAGTATTAGAAGCTAGAAAATTAGATATCTCATTAGTATCAATGTTGGATACAAATTGCGATCCGGATTTGTGTGAAGTTCCAATTCCTTGTAACGATGATGCCGTTAGATCTGTGCAACTTATTTTAGGAAGACTTGCAGATGCCATAAATGAGGGTAGAAAGGGCTCTAATGCCGAAAGGAAAAATTAA
- a CDS encoding M15 family metallopeptidase: protein MKIWNKIPIKDNGDKLIAIPSCLKFLDPHPYSHLGAPYKDKTSIWKLREEVVNRLVKVNDYLTSKSTFNLLIYDSWRPLEVQEFMFKRAFLLECEKSDIDISFENIKSYPSILKKVEKFWAYPSYDNRCPPPHSTGGALDVCLSDKDGNLVEMGSMVDQMDETSNPYFYSKIKNEEAIIWNSRRNLLREIMTKFGFAQHPNEWWHFSYGDQLWAWKNKKANALYGKI, encoded by the coding sequence TTGAAAATTTGGAATAAAATACCAATTAAAGATAATGGAGATAAATTAATAGCTATACCTAGCTGCCTAAAGTTTTTAGATCCCCACCCTTACTCTCATTTAGGAGCACCTTACAAAGATAAAACTTCTATTTGGAAATTAAGAGAAGAGGTCGTAAATAGATTAGTTAAAGTAAATGATTATTTGACATCAAAAAGTACTTTTAACCTTTTAATTTATGACAGTTGGCGACCTTTAGAAGTACAGGAATTTATGTTTAAAAGAGCATTTTTATTAGAGTGTGAAAAATCTGATATTGATATTTCTTTTGAAAATATAAAATCTTACCCATCCATTTTAAAAAAAGTTGAAAAATTTTGGGCATATCCTTCTTATGACAATAGGTGTCCTCCCCCTCATTCAACTGGTGGTGCATTGGATGTTTGTTTATCAGATAAAGATGGAAATCTTGTTGAAATGGGAAGCATGGTTGATCAAATGGATGAGACCTCAAATCCTTATTTTTATTCAAAAATAAAGAATGAAGAAGCAATTATTTGGAATAGTAGAAGAAATTTATTAAGGGAAATTATGACTAAATTCGGATTTGCTCAACATCCTAACGAATGGTGGCATTTTAGTTATGGAGATCAACTATGGGCTTGGAAAAATAAAAAAGCAAATGCCCTTTATGGAAAAATTTAA
- a CDS encoding phycocyanobilin:ferredoxin oxidoreductase, whose translation MLSESLTKTKLTDPLILDLLQNIREHRSMLDDLKIIKIDPKLTNIISKEIGRELYIENEFHKAKGFRKLHIEVAEFSKNLKILHCVFFPDPKFDIPIFGMDLVKINDIVSAAIVDLSPSSQNQGLKYEKLLSEVDKSSFTSLREIPKWGGIFSNNVFFASLKSKSERNDFCRVVDQYLSILIKLSKKAKPEVNEEIIQERIDFQKNYCVQQMKNEKTSMVLLKYFDEKWVNNYIKTVLFDF comes from the coding sequence TTGTTGTCTGAATCTTTAACTAAAACAAAATTAACTGACCCTCTTATTTTGGATTTATTACAAAATATTAGAGAGCATAGATCAATGCTTGATGACCTTAAGATTATAAAAATTGATCCAAAACTAACTAACATAATATCTAAAGAAATAGGCAGAGAACTTTATATTGAAAATGAATTTCATAAAGCAAAAGGTTTTAGAAAGTTACATATTGAAGTAGCTGAATTTTCAAAGAATCTTAAGATATTACACTGCGTTTTTTTCCCTGATCCAAAGTTTGATATCCCAATTTTTGGGATGGATTTGGTAAAAATAAATGATATTGTTTCTGCTGCCATTGTTGATTTATCCCCGTCATCACAAAACCAAGGTTTGAAATACGAAAAATTACTTTCTGAAGTTGATAAAAGTTCTTTTACCTCTTTGAGAGAGATTCCTAAATGGGGGGGTATTTTTTCTAATAATGTATTTTTTGCTTCCTTAAAAAGTAAATCTGAAAGGAATGATTTTTGCAGAGTTGTGGATCAATACCTCTCTATTTTGATCAAATTAAGTAAGAAAGCTAAACCGGAAGTTAATGAGGAAATTATCCAAGAGAGAATAGATTTTCAAAAAAATTATTGTGTTCAACAAATGAAAAATGAGAAGACTAGTATGGTTCTTCTAAAATATTTTGATGAAAAATGGGTCAATAACTATATAAAAACAGTACTCTTCGATTTTTAA
- the recG gene encoding ATP-dependent DNA helicase RecG, translating to MTISGNENKLIKDWIRPLQKSLTIETENKFINTLGREKYFNDYLHESLKKLDNLNISEEYLTIFYEFSRKYNEYNKLDENQRKRLIIDTRKNLYKLGKTLDIENSNKISNNVFLNKADSSLSFDSDISLIKNVGKVYKNKLNELGIFHIKDLINYFPRTYLDYTNRVKIINLKPDNLYTCIANIKRFYIHKSKKNSNLSIMNFIVSDETSSIKVTKFFLGKRFRSYSFFTSQKSLYTPGTKLAISGKIKLTEYGKTFVDPQIEILKDNNDNFNFSGKILPLYSLGEALSNMSFIKLMKKVLIYAKQYPEILNKKQLDSLSLLSKGESLINIHFPPTQKALIESKRRLVFDELFLLQIKFLLRKRKTSKNVTYQQLPQKRSLLKEFLNTFPFELTKSQENVLNEIKKDLSNPVPMSRLLQGDVGSGKTIIAIASLLLVIEKKLQGAFMVPTEVLAEQHYKNLLKYLNPLLVSVELLTGNTPQKKRKEIFSNLKNGLVDILVGTHALFEDKVIFNALGMVVIDEQHRFGVTQRNRLLNKGENTNLLSMTATPIPRTLALSIYGDLDVSQITELPPGRVPITTKIISEDDLTNLFKIVEDEINEGKQAYVILPLIEDSEKMNLSSAKKTFKHLSEEVFFNKKVGLLHGKLSSQEKNEVINSFLRNEINILVSTTVIEVGIDVPNATIMIIYNSDRFGLSQLHQLRGRVGRGSTKSFCYLVTSDKNGLENKRLCVLQKSNDGFYIAEKDLELRGPGQILGYRQSGLPDFVLDNLPNNKFLIDKAREEAIKIVSDDPDLKENIVLRNILIDNSDNKFIHDFLN from the coding sequence TTGACTATTAGCGGGAATGAAAATAAATTAATTAAAGATTGGATAAGACCTCTTCAAAAGTCTCTTACTATTGAAACTGAAAACAAATTTATTAATACTTTAGGAAGAGAAAAATATTTTAATGATTATTTGCATGAATCATTGAAAAAACTGGATAATCTAAATATCTCAGAAGAATATTTAACGATATTTTATGAATTTTCTCGAAAATATAATGAATATAATAAATTAGATGAAAATCAAAGAAAAAGGTTAATTATAGATACAAGAAAAAATCTTTATAAACTGGGTAAAACTCTAGATATAGAAAATTCTAATAAAATTTCTAATAATGTTTTTCTGAATAAAGCTGATTCAAGTTTGTCTTTTGATTCAGATATTTCATTAATAAAAAATGTAGGAAAAGTTTATAAAAATAAGCTTAATGAATTAGGGATATTTCATATAAAAGATCTAATTAATTATTTCCCACGAACATATCTAGACTATACGAATAGAGTTAAAATAATAAATTTAAAACCAGATAATTTATACACGTGCATCGCAAACATTAAAAGATTTTATATACATAAGAGTAAAAAGAATAGTAATTTATCAATAATGAATTTTATAGTTTCTGATGAAACTTCTTCAATAAAGGTTACAAAATTTTTTTTAGGAAAAAGATTTAGATCTTACTCCTTCTTCACATCTCAAAAATCTTTGTATACTCCTGGAACTAAATTAGCAATTTCTGGTAAGATTAAATTGACAGAGTATGGCAAGACTTTTGTAGATCCGCAGATTGAAATTCTTAAGGATAACAATGATAATTTTAATTTCTCAGGCAAAATATTACCCTTGTATTCATTAGGTGAAGCATTATCAAATATGAGTTTTATAAAACTTATGAAAAAGGTACTAATTTATGCAAAGCAATATCCAGAAATTTTAAATAAAAAGCAACTTGATTCATTATCTTTATTATCAAAAGGAGAGTCGTTGATTAATATTCATTTTCCACCAACTCAAAAGGCACTTATTGAGTCAAAAAGACGTTTGGTTTTTGATGAGTTGTTCCTACTTCAAATAAAGTTTCTACTTAGAAAAAGAAAGACGAGCAAAAATGTAACTTACCAACAATTACCTCAAAAGAGATCTTTATTAAAAGAATTTTTAAATACTTTTCCTTTTGAATTAACAAAATCTCAAGAAAATGTTTTAAATGAAATTAAGAAAGATTTATCTAATCCCGTACCAATGTCTAGATTGCTTCAGGGAGATGTGGGAAGCGGTAAAACTATAATTGCAATAGCTTCTCTTTTACTGGTCATTGAAAAAAAACTGCAAGGTGCATTTATGGTCCCAACTGAGGTATTGGCAGAACAACATTATAAAAATTTATTAAAATATTTGAACCCACTTTTAGTTTCTGTTGAACTACTTACAGGGAATACTCCTCAAAAAAAGAGAAAAGAAATTTTCTCTAATTTGAAAAATGGATTAGTTGATATCCTCGTAGGTACGCATGCATTATTTGAGGATAAAGTCATCTTTAATGCATTAGGGATGGTCGTAATTGATGAACAACATAGATTTGGAGTTACTCAAAGAAATAGATTACTAAATAAAGGAGAAAATACTAACTTGTTATCAATGACAGCAACACCAATTCCAAGAACTCTTGCACTTTCCATTTATGGTGATTTAGATGTGAGTCAAATTACAGAACTCCCTCCTGGGAGAGTTCCTATAACTACAAAAATAATTTCAGAAGATGATTTAACTAACTTGTTCAAGATTGTTGAAGATGAGATCAATGAGGGAAAGCAAGCTTATGTGATTTTGCCACTTATAGAGGATTCAGAAAAAATGAATTTAAGCTCAGCAAAGAAAACATTCAAACATTTATCAGAAGAGGTCTTTTTTAACAAAAAAGTTGGATTATTACATGGCAAATTAAGTTCACAAGAAAAGAATGAAGTGATTAATTCTTTTTTAAGAAATGAAATTAATATATTGGTTTCAACCACTGTAATTGAGGTTGGTATTGATGTCCCTAACGCCACAATTATGATTATTTATAATTCGGACAGATTTGGATTGTCCCAGCTACATCAATTAAGAGGGAGAGTTGGTAGAGGATCAACAAAATCTTTTTGTTATCTGGTAACCTCCGATAAAAATGGATTAGAAAATAAACGACTTTGTGTTTTGCAAAAATCAAATGATGGCTTTTATATTGCTGAAAAAGACTTGGAGCTTAGAGGACCGGGCCAGATTTTAGGATATAGACAATCCGGATTGCCTGATTTTGTACTTGACAATTTACCTAACAATAAATTTCTTATTGATAAGGCTCGTGAAGAGGCTATTAAGATTGTTAGTGATGATCCTGATTTAAAAGAAAATATTGTTTTGAGGAATATACTTATTGATAATTCTGATAATAAATTCATTCATGATTTCTTGAATTGA